The Engystomops pustulosus chromosome 1, aEngPut4.maternal, whole genome shotgun sequence genome has a window encoding:
- the USP53 gene encoding inactive ubiquitin carboxyl-terminal hydrolase 53, producing MAWVKLFRRQAGGNLGKVYQPGSMLSLAPTKGLFNEPGQNSCFLNSAVQVLWQLDIFRRSLRGLTGHVCLGEACIFCALKSIFSQFQTSREKVLPSDAMRLALAESFKDEHRFQLGLMDDAAECFENILQRIHFHIVPNSEGDMCTSKSCITHQKFAMTLYEQCVCRSCGASSDPLPFTEFVRYISTTALCNEVDRMLERHERLKPEMFAELLQAANTADDYRKCPSNCGQKIKIRRVLMNCPEIVTIGLVWDSENSDLTEDVVRNLATQLYLPGLFFRVTDEQAKESRLYLVGMICYTSRHYCAFAYHTKSARWVLFDDASVKEVGTKWKDVVTKCIRCHYQPLLLFYANPDGTAVTTDDALRQVMHWTPYKRIFTNEDTANDRMSSTSKKSEYNRDRDLGEHIYQNSGYKHHNDTGFNGSSVQSSAGKGPVKLGRNDHQEKLKDLSRECAQRANNLKSASSSSQRKPLDKTQKKEPARPKEQSSGNMVYPSKSFSGTQLKPASSPTRNGFRQYPDPHFFSSQGRGPYKQQRSEQQPRHISASTTGQSIISEPRQLSKVKSNTPSGYDTDGSHEFREKTNGKSRKPWRPMRETLNVDSIFNENEKSQSSPRHTAQSNGRQQAVKDQSANQKESPKKKVLMTIYEDEIKQESGSRSSLESLGKGPNERNKLNSDSKMFHLDSWQIQRAESGYESSDHISSGSSNLDSPIIEGTSFADMKGLQESLCSDHQHPVNGFRSTSPHSRSQLNGCYKDYNGLERSRYEDRLSPVPREPLHLHSPSGQRKQIGDRKKEIRSPTLSLRKELQVNKPEDSRERSYLLSPCSPESCCLLIEHSPMVPTNGQANSPGSPSAQGNRLQYMNTPYFVSDEEMDHCCVNHRDANNLPPPLPPKKYNRSAMSRTEQSLAAAANAAHLDSLVHSASADRHSPGDFVRADPDIDYYPKKDSYHSGDLQLNMPNVSGSSMYDCRAKMLQQTMDRDPISHVNDTVSLTTYFSVDNCMTDTYRLKYHQKPKIYMTESTAFHRDPGHLQVPDTVTEPPYHRNLENPHHSLSRSKAFGSVPCNR from the exons ATGGCCTGGGTGAAACTATTCCGCCGGCAGgcgggggggaacctggggaaggTCTACCAGCCGGGCAGTATGCTCTCCTTAGCACCGACTAAAGGCCTCTTTAACGAGCCCGGCCAGAACAGCTGCTTCCTGAACAGCGCCGTGCAG GTTCTGTGGCAGTTGGACATCTTTCGACGCAGTTTACGTGGGTTAACTGGACATGTGTGTTTAGGTGAAGCCTGCATATTTTGTGCTTTAAAG TCCATTTTTTCCCAATTTCAAACTAGTCGGGAGAAGGTCCTCCCTTCTGATGCCATGAGGCTTGCCCTTGCTGAAAGCTTCAAAGATGAGCATCGCTTCCAGCTTGGCCTAATGGATGATGCTGCCGAGTGTTTT GAAAATATATTACAGCGAATTCACTTCCATATTGTGCCAAATAGTGAGGGTGACATGTGCACTTCAAAATCCTGCATTACCCATCAGAAGTTTGCCATGACTTTGTATGAGCAG TGCGTGTGTCGCAGCTGCGGAGCCTCTTCTGATCCATTGCCTTTTACCGAGTTTGTCCGTTACATTTCTACTACTGCACTTTG TAATGAAGTTGATCGGATGCTGGAGAGACACGAGCGCCTGAAGCCAGAGATGTTTGCCGAGTTACTCCAAGCTGCTAACACTGCAGATGACTATAGAAAGTGTCCT AGTAATTGTGGACAGAAGATCAAGATTCGTCGAGTGTTAATGAACTGCCCTGAAATAGTTACCATTGGTCTTGTTTGGGATTCTGAGAACTCTGACTTGACTGAAGATGTAGTTCGGAATTTGGCTACACAGCTCTACTTACCTGGG TTGTTTTTTAGAGTTACTGACGAACAAGCTAAAGAAAGTAGACTTTACCTTGTGGGTATGATCTGCTATACTAGCCGACACTACTGTGCCTTTGCCTATCATACAAAGAGTGCCCGATGGGTTTTATTTGATGATGCTTCAGTGAAAGAG GTTGGAACCAAATGGAAAGATGTAGTCACCAAGTGCATTCGATGTCATTACCAGCCTTTGCTATTGTTTTATGCAAATCCTGATGGCACAGCAGTGACTACAGATGATGCCCTTAGGCAGGTCATGCACTGGACACCTTATAAAAGAATCTTTACCAATGAAGACACAG CTAATGACAGAATGTCATCAACATCCAAGAAGTCTGAATACAATAGAGATCGGGATCTTGGAGAGCATATTTATCAGAATAGTGGTTACAAGCATCATAATGATACAGGATTTAATGGCAGCAGTGTTCAGTCAAGTGCTGGCAAAGGACCTG TGAAATTGGGTCGGAATGATCATCAGGAAAAGTTAAAAGATTTGTCACGGGAATGTGCCCAAAGAGCGAATAACCTAAAAAGTGCATCATCATCATCTCAAAGAAAGCCTTTGGATAAAACCCAGAAGAAGGAACCTGCCAGACCAAAAG aACAATCGTCTGGAAATATGGTATATCCATCCAAATCCTTCTCTGGAACACAACTGAAACCTGCATCCTCTCCTACTAGGAATGGTTTTCGGCAATATCCCGACCCACACTTTTTTAGCAGTCAAGGAAGAGGACCATATAAGCAGCAGAGATCAGAACAGCAGCCCAGGCACATTTCTGCATCCACTACAGGCCAGTCCATAATCTCTGAGCCCAGGCAGTTAAGTAAGGTGAAGAGCAATACTCCATCTGGCTATGATACAGACGGTAGTCACGAATTTAGagagaagaccaatggcaaaagcaGAAAGCCTTGGAGACCCATGCGAGAGACTCTAAATGTGGACAGCATCTTTAATGAGAATGAAAAAAGTCAGTCTAGCCCACGGCACACAGCACAATCTAATGGAAGACAACAAGCGGTCAAGGATCAAAGTGCTAACCAAAAGGAGAGTCCCAAGAAAAAGGTCCTAatgacaatctatgaggatgaaataaAACAAGAATCTGGCAGCAGAAGTTCTCTAGAATCTCTTGGGAAAGGTCCAAATGAGAGAAACAAATTAAATTCTGACTCGAAGATGTTCCATCTTGACAGCTGGCAGATACAGAGGGCAGAGTCTGGGTATGAAAGCAGCGATCACATCAGCAGTGGCTCCAGTAATCTGGATTCTCCGATTATTGAAGGAACCAGCTTTGCCGATATGAAGGGACTCCAAGAAAGCCTTTGCAG TGACCATCAGCATCCTGTAAATGGATTTCGCTCCACCTCTCCACACAGTAGAAGCCAGTTAAATG GTTGCTATAAAGATTATAATGGCTTAGAGCGGAGTAGATATGAAGATCGATTATCCCCAGTCCCACGTGAGCCTTTGCACTTGCACAGTCCATCCGGACAAAG gaaGCAAATTGGTGACCGTAAGAAGGAAATTCGCTCTCCAACCCTGTCGTTACGTAAAGAGTTGCAGGTTAACAAACCAGAGGATTCTCGAGAAAGGTCTTACCTGTTGTCGCCCTGCTCTCCAGAAAGTTGCTGTTTGCTCATCGAGCATTCGCCAATGGTGCCGACAAATGGACAGGCCAATTCCCCTGGCAGTCCTTCTGCCCAGGGCAATAGGTTGCAGTACATGAACACTCCATATTTTGTATCTGATGAAGAAATGGACCACTGCTGTGTAAACCACAGAGACGCAAACAATTTACCTCCCCCTCTTCCCCCCAAGAAGTATAACCGAAGTGCTATGTCAAGAACTGAACAGAGTTTGGCAGCAGCAGCCAATGCTGCACATCTGGACTCTCTGGTACATTCAGCCAGTGCTGACAGGCATTCACCTGGTGATTTTGTCAGAGCAGACCCTGATATAGACTACTATCCAAAGAAAGACTCCTATCACAGCGGTGATCTACAACTAAACATGCCAAATGTGTCAGGATCTTCAATGTATGACTGTCGGGCAAAGATGCTTCAGCAGACTATGGACAGGGATCCTATTTCCCATGTAAATGATACAGTCTCCCTGACGACATACTTCTCTGTGGACAACTGTATGACTGACACATACAGATTAAAATACCATCAGAAGCCCAAGATCTATATGACTGAGAGTACGGCCTTCCACCGGGATCCTGGCCACTTACAAGTACCCGACACAGTGACTGAGCCCCCGTACCACAGAAACCTTGAGAATCCTCATCATTCGCTTTCAAGATCAAAAGCTTTTGGGAGTGTACCTTGTAATAGGTAG